The genomic window TCCGCCTGCGTCGGCGAGACGTCGGCACCGAAGTACGAGAGCGCGCCGGTCACGCCGACCAGCAACAGGAAGAAGAAGGCGCTCAGTCCCCAGAACATCCACGAGCGAACGGCGTCCTGGAAGTCCTTCTTCGCGACGGCGCGGACGCTCTCTGCGTTGACCGAACTCGAGGCCGATCCCGACCCCGACTGCGATCCGGTCGCGGTGTCGGTGCTCATCGCGCGTGCACCTCCGAACCGGTCGTGTACGACTGGAAGACGTCCTCGAGCGAGGCCTCCCTGGTCGTGAAGTCTCTGACCTCGATGCCGCGGTCCTCGAGCTCGCCGAGGACGGCCGTCTTGGAGCCCTCGACCTGGGCGACGAGCACCGGCGGATTCCGGTCCTCGACCGTGGCGTCGGAGACGTCCGGCAGCGAGCGGACGACCTGCAGCGTCTCGTCGTCGAGGCGGTCGACGGTGACTCGCAGCGTCGTCGCGCCGCCGACGGAGTCGCGCAGCCCCTCGACGGTGTCGACGGCGACCATCTCGCCGTCGCGGAGGATGCCGACGCGGTCACAGACCGCTTCGACCTGCTCCATGATGTGACTCGAGAAGAAGACGGTCGCGCCGCGCTCGTTCTCCTCGCGGACGATCTGGCGCATCTCGCGGGCGCCGTTGGGGTCGAGCCCCGTCGAGGGCTCGTCCAGAATGAGGAGGTCCGGCTGGCCCACGAGGGCCATCGCCAGCATGAGCCGCTGGGACATCCCCTTCGAGAAGCCGCCGGCCTTCTTGTCGATAGCGTCGGCGAGGTCGACCCGCTCGAGCAGCTCGCGAGGATCGTCGTCGGACCCCTTCGAGTCGATGGCGAACTCGAGGTGCTGGCGGGCCGTCAGGCGGTCGTAGGTCTCGACGCCCTCCGGGAGAACGCCGGTCCGCGAGCGGATCTCGCGGCTGTTGGCCTGGGCGTCCATCCCGAGGACGGTCACCTGCCCGGCGGTCGGCCGGATGAAGTCGAGGATGACGTTGATCGTCGTCGACTTGCCGGCCCCGTTCGGACCGAGGAACCCGAATACCTCGCCCTTCTGGACCTGAAACGAGAGGTCCTCGAGCGCGAGGGTCTGACCGTAAGACTTGGTCAGGTCGTCGACCGTAATAGCTGGCATAGCTGTGTGGTCTCACCCGCGTCCGATAAGAGTTGTTACTCTCCCACGATAATATACCGCTTCAGCGAGAGGAAGAAACGGTCTATATCGGGTCCTCCGGCTCGTACTGCTCGGCGGTTCGTTCGGCCTCCGTGGCGTACCGCTCCCGGGTCTCCGCGTCGTCGACCGGCTCGAGTTCGTCCTCGGGGACGTCGACCGCTGCGGTGACCGTCCCGCCGGTTTGCAGCGACTGGCCCGACCGCTCTCGCTGCTGATACCGCGACCCGTCCGGCGTCGCATAGACGAGCGTCACGATGTTCCGGCTATCGAAGTCGCGCTCGACGAGCCAGCACCGCACTGTCGACTCACTCATGGGCGTCTCTTGCGCGTCGACGACCGAGAATGTACCGTGTCGCTCTCAGATCCGGGGCCGGTACGCGGGACGCGGTCTCACGCAGCGACAGATGTCGCGAGCTACTTGCCTCTCGAGGTCGGAGGGTCCGATTCGATGCAGGAAACCTGGAGCGAGCACGTCGACCAACTGCTGGACGAGGGCGAGCGCGAACGGCATCGCGTCGACCTCGAGAAAGCGACGGTCGTCGTCACGAACCGTCGCGTGCTGGCCTTCACGCCCGATGTGGACGGCCCGAACTACCGGTCCGTCGAGCGCCCGAACGTCACGCGAGTCTCCGTCGAGACCGACAGCGCGCCGGGCCGACTCGTCTGGGCGACTCTCTTCCTGTTCCTCGGCCTCGGCCTCCTTCTGGTCGGGACGATGTTCGATCTCGCCGCCCTCGCCGACGACTACGCCGGCAACACCGGCGATCCGACCGGTATCGCCGACGGCACCCTCGAGACCCTCTCGACGGTGCTGACGGTGTTCGACCTGTCCATCCTCGTGGGCGGCGGCGTCCTGCTCGCGCTCGCCGTCCTGTTCTTCGCCGCCTACGCCCGGTCGCGCGTACAGCGGCTCGCGCTCCGGGTCAGCGGCGGCGACGACGTCCTGTTCCCGGTCACCGACGCCGATCTCGAGGCCGAGCGGGCGGTCGCTCTGGAGGAGGCGATCCTCCCGAACCCGGCGCCCGCGGACGGCGGCGCCGCGACCGGCGAGTCGCCGACCGAGCGGTCGCCATCCACCGATCCGCAGCGCGATGACCCGTCGGCCGGCGGGGCCGATGAGTCAGGCTGAAAGCCACTGGCGCCCTAGGCCCGCCGATGAACGCCGACGGGGTTCGCGAACGAGCGAAGTCGCTGCCGCGTGAGCCCGGCGTCTACCAGTTCCGGGCCGAGGGAACCACCCTCTACGTCGGGAAGGCCGTCGACCTCCGGAGTCGGGTCCGCTCCTACGCCGATCCGCGGACGGCGCGGATCCGCCGGATGGTCGACCGCGCCGACGAGATCGAGATCGCCGTCACCGACACCGAGACGCAGGCCTTACTCCTCGAGGCGAACCTGATCAAGCGCCACCAGCCCCGCTACAACGTCCGACTCAAGGACGACAAGTCCTACCCGATGGTGCAGTTGACCGACCACGAGGCCCCACAGATCGAGATCACGCGCGACCCGAACGAGTCCGCGACGGTCTTCGGCCCCTATACGAACAAGGGACAGGTCGAGACCGTCGTGAAAGCCCTGCGCGAGACCTACGGCGTCCGCGGCTGTTCGGACCACAAGTACAGCGGTCGCGACCGCCCCTGCCTCGACTACGAGATGGGGCTGTGTACCGCGCCCTGCACCCGCGAGATCGACCTCGAGAGCTACGTCCAGGACGTGTCCGCGGTCGAGCGCTTCTTCGAGGGCGAGACGGGGATCCTCGCGGACCCGCTGCGCCGCGAGATGGAGGCCGCCGCGGAGGACCAGAACTTCGAGCGCGCCGCCAACCTCCGGGACCGCCTCGAGACGGTCGAGGCCTTTCACGGCGAGGGCGGCGAGGCCGTCCAGTCGGTCGGCGACGAGCGCGCCGTCGACGTGCTCGGCGTCGCCATCGAGGGCGAGGACGCCACCGTCGCCCGCCTGCGCGCCGAGCGCGGCAAACTGGTCGACCGGGACCGGCACACGCTCGAGGCGCCGGGCGCGGCGGACCCGACCGACGCGACTCGCGACGACGGCCACGGCGGCGACGAGGGCGGCGTCCCCGCAGTCCTCGCCGCCTTCATCGTCCAGTACTACGCCGAGCGCGACCTGCCCGACGCCCTGTTGCTTCCCGAACGCCACGGCGACGGCGAGGTCGCGGCGTGGCTCGAGGCCGAGGGCGTCTCGGTCCGCGTCCCCGGCGCCGGCCGGGAGGCCAAACTGGTCGACCTCGCGCTGAAGAACGCCCGCCGGAACGTCGGCGGCCGCGACGAGTGCGGGATGCTCGCCGACGCCCTCGAGATCGACGCGGCCCGGCGGATCGAGGGATTCGACGTGAGCCACGCGCAGGGGAAGTCGGCGGTCGGCAGCAACGTGACGTTCGTCGACGGCAGCGCTGAAAAGGCCGACTATCGCCGGAAGAAGCTCACCGACCAGAACGACGACTACGACAACATGCGGACCCTCCTCGAGTGGCGCGCCAGCCGCGCCGTCGAGGGGCGAGACGACCGCCCCGACCCCGACCTGTTGCTGATCGACGGCGGCGAGGGGCAACTCGAGGCGGCCCGCGACGCGCTCGCCGCCGTCGGCTGGGACGTGCCCGCGGTCGCGCTGGCGAAGGCCGAGGAGCGCGTCGTGACGCCCGATCGGACGTTTTCGTGGCCCAGCGACGCGCCGCACCTCCACCTGCTCCAGCGAGTCCGCGACGAGGCCCACCGCTTCGCCGTCCAGTACCACCAGACCGTCCGCGACGAGGTCAAGACCGTGCTGGACGACGTCCCCGGCGTCGGTCCCGAGACGCGAAAGCGGTTGCTCGGTCGGTTCGGCAGCGTCGAGAACGTCCGCGAGGCGACCGTGGACGACCTCGAGAGCGTCGAGGGGATCGGCGAGAAGACCGCGGAGACCCTCAAATCGCGGCTGTAACGGAAACGCGCTGACCGACATCGGTAGCGGTCGCCGTCACCCCTCTCAGAACGGTTAATTCGCTAGTCCTTTCACAAGTAACTTATCCCGCATCGTTGGAGCCACTGCTATGAAAAACGGGTTGAGCCGACGGCACGTTCTCGGCGTTTCCGGCGCGCTCGCGGTCGCTGGTTGTCTCGACGCGGGCGACTCGGGCGAGGCAAACGGTGAGGCGCAGGCCGAGCCGGCCGACGGAACGGAGGCGACGAGCGACGAGGTCGAGGAGGGGAACGAGACGGAGTCGGCGAGCGACGAAGGTGGGGACGGGAACGAGACCGACGCCGACGCGGAACCGGTTCACGAGGACTACGAGACGACCGAGGTCAGGGTCGTGACGGCGGACGGCGACGAACTCGGGTCGGTGACGGCGGCGATCGCCGACACGCGCGAGCTCAGGTACCTCGGGCTCAGCGACACCGAGGAACTCCCCGACGACCGCGGCATGCTGTTCGTCTACGAGTCGGTCGCGGAGCGCGCCTTCGTCATGCGCGAGATGGACTTCGGCATCGACATCGTCTACGCCGACGCGGACG from Haloterrigena sp. KLK7 includes these protein-coding regions:
- a CDS encoding excinuclease ABC subunit C — its product is MNADGVRERAKSLPREPGVYQFRAEGTTLYVGKAVDLRSRVRSYADPRTARIRRMVDRADEIEIAVTDTETQALLLEANLIKRHQPRYNVRLKDDKSYPMVQLTDHEAPQIEITRDPNESATVFGPYTNKGQVETVVKALRETYGVRGCSDHKYSGRDRPCLDYEMGLCTAPCTREIDLESYVQDVSAVERFFEGETGILADPLRREMEAAAEDQNFERAANLRDRLETVEAFHGEGGEAVQSVGDERAVDVLGVAIEGEDATVARLRAERGKLVDRDRHTLEAPGAADPTDATRDDGHGGDEGGVPAVLAAFIVQYYAERDLPDALLLPERHGDGEVAAWLEAEGVSVRVPGAGREAKLVDLALKNARRNVGGRDECGMLADALEIDAARRIEGFDVSHAQGKSAVGSNVTFVDGSAEKADYRRKKLTDQNDDYDNMRTLLEWRASRAVEGRDDRPDPDLLLIDGGEGQLEAARDALAAVGWDVPAVALAKAEERVVTPDRTFSWPSDAPHLHLLQRVRDEAHRFAVQYHQTVRDEVKTVLDDVPGVGPETRKRLLGRFGSVENVREATVDDLESVEGIGEKTAETLKSRL
- a CDS encoding DUF192 domain-containing protein produces the protein MKNGLSRRHVLGVSGALAVAGCLDAGDSGEANGEAQAEPADGTEATSDEVEEGNETESASDEGGDGNETDADAEPVHEDYETTEVRVVTADGDELGSVTAAIADTRELRYLGLSDTEELPDDRGMLFVYESVAERAFVMREMDFGIDIVYADADGTITDIHHAPAPGPNEVGEDQRYPGRGQYVLEVTYEWTTERGVSEGDVLEFDLEA
- a CDS encoding ABC transporter ATP-binding protein, which encodes MPAITVDDLTKSYGQTLALEDLSFQVQKGEVFGFLGPNGAGKSTTINVILDFIRPTAGQVTVLGMDAQANSREIRSRTGVLPEGVETYDRLTARQHLEFAIDSKGSDDDPRELLERVDLADAIDKKAGGFSKGMSQRLMLAMALVGQPDLLILDEPSTGLDPNGAREMRQIVREENERGATVFFSSHIMEQVEAVCDRVGILRDGEMVAVDTVEGLRDSVGGATTLRVTVDRLDDETLQVVRSLPDVSDATVEDRNPPVLVAQVEGSKTAVLGELEDRGIEVRDFTTREASLEDVFQSYTTGSEVHAR